In Gammaproteobacteria bacterium, the genomic stretch GAGATTTTAAGCGCTTTACGTCATGAAACGGCGCAGATGACTGGATCAGAAATGATCATCTCTCCAGAGCAAGGGCAGCTGATGGGTTTACTTTTAGAATTGCTCAATGCTCGAAAAACGCTAGATATTGGCACTTTTACTGGCTACAGTGCCCTCATCGCCGCATTAGCCCTCCCATCTGATGGTCAAGTCGTAACCTGCGATGTCAGTCCGGAAGCGACAACGGTTGCGCTGCGTTATTTTGAAAAAGCTGGCATGACCGATAAAATTTCCTTAAGACTCGGATCTGCGCTTAGCACGTTAGATCAACTACTTACTGATGATGAAGCTTCCACATTCGATTTTATTTTCATTGATGCTGATAAAAAAAATTACGATGAATACTATGAGCAATCACTTCGTCTTTTAAGACGTGGTGGATTGATTGCTATTGATAATGTTTTGTGGGGCGGTAAAGTTGCTGCATCCGTAGAAAATGATGAAATAACTCAAACGATGCGCACTCTGAATAAAAAAATTCTACGTGATACCCGCGTAACGCATAATCTCGTCCCTATCGGTGATGGTTTAAGTTTAGTGAGAAAGCGTTAGATTTTTGGGAGAGCATTGGATAAATTTGAATTGTTTGTTTACCTTGCTGAGTATTTCCCTGGTTTAAGGTTGTTTTATCTGAATGACTTATTGTGCATTTATGGGCCGGGGAAATAGCTTGCAAGCAACGGGGACAATCCACGAAAGATTAGAGTATTAATTAATACTCGCCCTAATCAAATCCTTGCTACTTGATAATGATCAAACAAATAATCAACCCACAGGGTTGTTAACTTCTCGAGTAAACGGTTTTGGGTTTGACGTTCATCGATGTGATTGATGTCAACAATTTCTAAGGGTTGATCCTGCCAAGAACAGGCAAAAACGGCTTTGGTGCGTTGACCGGTTTCCGGGTCGATTTGCCATTGTAAGCATTGCGCACACACACCCTTTAACATGCATTGCATGTTGCCATAAACAGATCCGTATATTTTTGGATTTTTGATGAAGTAGTCATTGCAAAGCATTTGTTGCGAAGATTGAAACATGCGCAATAAATCAGTATTACCCACAATATGAATACGATCAACATCAGCTAAAGGAATACTATTATTTTCTTGGTGATATTTGATGAGTCCCTCTAAAGGAGTCAGGGCATGATAAACAATGTCTTGAGGACGATTAGCGGTAAAAGGGTTCCCCTTCTGCGTAAGCCAAATAATTAAGTCAGTCACATCTTCTAAATCAGTTTGTGAGTAAATATCATCTTGATCTTGATAGGTCGCAAGATAAATGACACGATTTTGATGCGTCCTTAATTCAGCACCGTAGGCTCGGATAAAAGATAAACTAAAATGATCACCCACGATTAATATCGTTTCTCTCACTGCTGGTACTTTAGCACGCACACCCGTGGGACCCATAAGCGATACAGGTTCACCTGGTTTTAAGGTTGCACAAATTTTCGTAGTCGCATTCGTTTCTTTAACAACAAAAGTAAGGAGCCCCTTTTTTTTGTCGCAATCTGCGGCAATGAGCGCAAGGGGTTCAAGTTGAAGTAAAGTGGCGCCGACCTTGGTTGCATAAGTTTCATAATTTTGCAGGCGATAAAATTCGCCAGCTTTGAAATGCCGAGCAGCAAGCGGTGCTTTAATGATGAGTTCAAGGGTATCTTGTGATTTGCGGGTTACGGTCACGAGTTTCGCTAAAAATAATTCTTTCATGGTTTGAGAAAATTGTTGGTAAATCGCTTCATCAACTTTATCTCTACATCGATCTTGCAAGGTCCGCACAATTTTGGGATAGGTTCGCATGCCTGATGCAATTGCCTTAACAACACTGCCGTGAAAGACGGGGTGAGTGTCGCCAATTAAACTGACTCTTTTATCTTTTTTCTGATAAGAAGTGAAAGCACCAAAAAAAGGATCTTTGCAATGTTGAACACCGGGGGCGCTTGCGAGCGTTCCCTCTTCATCTTCCTCATAATGTTGATATTGCAAATTCATTCTATTGAATGTTCCGCGATGTTCAAACTCATAAGCAATATTAGGTTGTGTACCGGTTGCAACAAGAATTGAGCGCGCAGGTAATTTTATTTCTTCCTCAGTTGCAACCCAGCGTAAGTCTTCATTCCGAATTCGTTTTTGACAAATTAAAGTTGCAGCATGACCAAATTCGTCGAGTTCGACAGCAGAAGGTTCAACGCCTTCGAGATAATAAATTCCTTCTTCTAATGCTTTTTTTAACTCTTCGTGATTATTAATGTAAGCGGGTGACTCTTGCATACTCCTTCGATAAGCAATACTAACACCACCCCAACGCCGGATGAGTTGAATGAAATTCGGTAATTCGTTTGCTCCTTTAGCGCGTTCTCGCTCTGCACGAATCGCTAACCCATGGTTTAAATATTCAGACAAAATTGCTTGGGATGCAGCATCAAGAGTTGCGTGCACATAATCTTGGCCATACGTTTGCACCAGTGTTTCAAATCGCTCTAATGTTTTTTCTACTTGCACAATATAGTAGGCTTGCAGTTCCGTTGCAGTATCAACACCGGTTAATCCACCACCGATGACCACAGCCGGTAATCGCATTTGCAAATTGTTTAAGCTGTCATCTTTCGCAGCATTACCTAATTGTAAGGCCATAAGAAAATCATTAGCTTGGCGCATACCCGGTGCCATGCTACCAGGGATAGGCAATGCTTTGGGTAAGCCTGCTCCTACAGCAACGGCTAAATGATCGAATCCTAAATCCCAGGCATCATCAACTGTGATGGTGCCCCCAAATCGAACGCCGCCAAAAACTTGGAAATAAGGTTTGCGAAGTAAACTTACATAAATAAGTTTTAGAAAGTTTTTATCCCAGCGTACAGTAATGCCATACTCAGCTACCCCACCAAATCCAGACATCAGCCGTTCATCGAGCGCCTCTTTTAAATCATCGAATCGATAAATGGGTTGCGTTAAATATGCCTCAGGTAGGGGCTCGATTTTTAAACCATCAAAGCCAACAACTGCAAACCCTTCCAGCAGCAAATGATGAGCAAGCGTAAAACCAGCAGGACCCATGCCTGCGATCATCACTTTCAAGCCATTAAAGGGTTTCATTACCCACTGATGTTGACGTAAAGGATTCCAGCGGGTGAGTAAATCATAAATTTCAACGCCCCATGGTAAGTCAAGGACATCGGTTAAAACACGGGTTTCAATTTGTGGAATGTTGACCGGTTCTTGTTTCTGATAAATACAGGCTTTCATGCATTCATTACAGATGCGATGCCCTGTAGCAGGACACATCGGGTTATCAACCATCACCATTGCTAAGGAGGCAAGCGCTAAGCCATCTTTTTTTAACGTGTGCATTTCTGAAATTTTTTCTTCGAGCGGGCACCCTATTAAAGTGACATCAAGAGGATTTTTTTTAAAACCTAAACTGGGATCACTTTTCTTATTCGGAAAACCAATCGAGCAAAAATCGCCTTCATGGTCATGACAGTAAATACAGTAATTAACTTCGTCTTGCACTTCGCGAGCATTCATCCGCGGATCTGTTAACGCGAACCCATCACGTAAGCGTAATGCCTCAGGCGCAACGGACCTTCTTTCGGCATCAATTAAATGCGTTGGCACAAGGTTTTGGTAATCAAGTCGAGCGGGTTGTTGGAAAAGACGAAATGTTGTCAGTATGGTTGTCCCCTCGGGTGAAGTCATCACCCTTACACACCATTTAACTAACATTTCAATTTCATCGGCATACACATCAGGATTATTGAGAAATTGCATGCCCAGTAGCGCAATAGATAATTCGCGATCTGCGGCTTTCAAAGCGGCTTTTTGTAAATGTTCATCTAACCAAAGGGTTAAGGTTTCAAAGGTTGGGTAACTCTCAACCTGGTTCAGAGATTTACGCGCCCTTCTTAAGACATAATATTTCTTAAATGCAGAAATTGGATTGTGAGCAATAGTCCTTGCCTGGGCAATTGCCACTTGCTCTTCAATTTGGAAAAGCTGGCCTAGGAAATCTTCTAATAGGGCCGCACTTGCAATTAATAATTCACTGATTTCTATTTTAGTAAAAGCATGATTTTGTCGGTAAGCGAGGAGGTGATTCTTGAGGGGTTGATCGCGTTCACCTAAAAAATCTAAAAATGTTTCATCAAGCCTAGCTAAACCCTCAGAGTAAAATAAGTGTTTATAGTCAAAGCCTTGTAATCTTAATTCGGGTGTGGGGCTCATGGGTAATTTGAGACGGTAGCAAGTAATGTATTAGAAACAATATTATAACGAAGAATAGACCTTTAAAGCGAGCAGGATGAATTTTTTACCGCATGCAAATCCAATGTTATGATGGAAAATTAACGTTTTGTGGTGTAGGAAGCGGGGAGTTCCCCTGAAGCTCTAGAGACGGCAAGCGCATTTGCTCAGGTTACAACACCCATTAATAAGAAGCGATCCATCGCGTTGGAAAGGGATTGTTTAGCCATGGAGATTAATTTATGAAGGCCATTGTATTTCATGATATTGGTGATATTAGGCTTGAAAATGTACGAGAACCCAAGATAGAAGATAAAGATGATGCCATCGTTCGCATTACGACCAGTGCGATTTGTGGCACAGATTTGCATTTTATTAGGGGCACCGTGGGGCCTATGAAGAAGGGCACCATTTTAGGCCACGAAGCAGTCGGTGTGGTAGAAGAAATTGGCAAAAATGTTCGAAATTTGAAACGGGGTGATCGGGTCATTGTTCCTTCAACCATTAGTTGTGGTTATTGCCTACTCTGTCGACAAGGGTTTTATTCTCAATGCAATAATGCCAATCCAAATGGACCGGAAGCTGGCACAGCGTTTTTTGGGGGTCCTAAAAATTCGGGCCCATTACAAGGCTGCCAAGCCGAGTTTGTTCGTGTCCCTTTTGCGAGTAATAATCTCGTTAAAATTCCTGATTCAGTCTCAGATGACAAAGCCATCCTATTATCAGACATTTTTCCTACAGCGTATTTTGGGGCTGACATGGCTCAAGTTAAACCAGGCGATGTCGTTGTCATTCAGGGTTGTGGGCCGGTTGGGCAATTTGCTATTGCGAGTTGTAAGCTTTTAGGTGCCTCAAGAATTTTTGCTATTGATCGCATTCCTTCACGTTTAGAACTTGCGCGAAAACAAGGTGCGGAAATTCTCAATTTTGATGAAGTTAATCCCATTGAAATCATTAAGGATGCAACAGAGGGTACGATGGCAAACGTGGTGATTGATGCAGTCGGGGTGGATGCTGTTAAACCTACGAAAGGACCGGCTTTAAAAGGCGTAAAAGACGCAAAAGAATTTAAAGACGAGCTTACAAAAATTGCGCCTACGACACATCCAAAGGGCAAAAATTGGATACCAGGAGATGCTCCCAGTCAAGCGCTACGTACAGGGGTTGAATTAGCAGGCAAGTGTGCAACCATTTCAATTATAGGTGTGTATGCAGAAGCTTCGCAAACTTATCCGATCGGTAAGGCTATGAATAAGAATTTAAAATTAGTCATGGGCAATTGTCATCATCGCGCCTATATTCCCAGGTTATTACAACTTGTGGAAGCAGGCATCATTGATCCAACCCAAATCCTAACGCAGCGAGAACCTTTAATGAATGCATTGGAAGCTTATAAACAATTTGATGCAAGAGAACCGGGTTGGATCAAAGTTGCGTTAAAGGCATAAAAAAAATGTATCTCCAATGCTGAACTTGATTTTGCCTATCATTTCAGCATTTTTACTTTTTATTTTTTTTGAATGAGCGGAACGCCTGCAGTAATAAAAAAGGCTGCCAAGATCCCATAAATAAAACTATGCGCTAAAAGATTTTCTGACACATCAATACTTAAAAAAACAAACAGGACTAACAATAATATTGAAATCAATCTTAATCGCCAACCTAAAATAATGAGAAGACCAAATATGATTTCAGTGATGAGCATCATAAAAACAAAATACTCATAAGGAATGCCAAAAGTAAAAGCCTGATTAAGCGTTAAAATTGCAATGTCTAAATTAGGTTGGAAAAGTTTAATAGTTATTGCGGAATAAATAAAATTAATGCCCGTCAGTATTTGTAAAATGAGAAAAGCCCGGCGGGGAGAAACCGCAAGCGGTGAAGGCGCGCTTTGTGTCAAAGCAAATTTTCCACCACCTTGAGTAAGAAGATAGTAAGTAATTCCTAGATAAAAACCGCAATACTGCAGGACTCCGTGACCATATAAGCTGCAACAAAGCACCATAAACAATAGGAAAATAAATGCAAAAAATCGAGTCCATAAGCCCAATACTAAACCTATCCCTAAGGTAAGCTCCATCCATTGGAGAAATGCCCAGGATTGCGGAATGTGGCTTAACAAAAATTCAGGCGCCAACATTGTACTTTCTGCAAAATAAGGTACCCCACTTCTAGGAAGTAAACCTAACGATAAAAGAATCAGCATCACTCCGGCCCCTAGTCGTAGCACAAAGGAAATCCAGGGTTGTGCGTGCGTTTGCGATTGATGCTGGGGGGGAAAGTACCAATGAATGATTATCCAAATCATTACACCCAGTAGTGCAGACAAACCAATTAATGAATTAAATAGGGTAAGTTGAGTGAATAGGGTTGGATTAGGTTGGGTGTGAAGTAATTGT encodes the following:
- a CDS encoding class I SAM-dependent methyltransferase, whose translation is MSNQTLNLTPHLYQYILSNTREPEILSALRHETAQMTGSEMIISPEQGQLMGLLLELLNARKTLDIGTFTGYSALIAALALPSDGQVVTCDVSPEATTVALRYFEKAGMTDKISLRLGSALSTLDQLLTDDEASTFDFIFIDADKKNYDEYYEQSLRLLRRGGLIAIDNVLWGGKVAASVENDEITQTMRTLNKKILRDTRVTHNLVPIGDGLSLVRKR
- a CDS encoding FAD-dependent oxidoreductase; this encodes MSPTPELRLQGFDYKHLFYSEGLARLDETFLDFLGERDQPLKNHLLAYRQNHAFTKIEISELLIASAALLEDFLGQLFQIEEQVAIAQARTIAHNPISAFKKYYVLRRARKSLNQVESYPTFETLTLWLDEHLQKAALKAADRELSIALLGMQFLNNPDVYADEIEMLVKWCVRVMTSPEGTTILTTFRLFQQPARLDYQNLVPTHLIDAERRSVAPEALRLRDGFALTDPRMNAREVQDEVNYCIYCHDHEGDFCSIGFPNKKSDPSLGFKKNPLDVTLIGCPLEEKISEMHTLKKDGLALASLAMVMVDNPMCPATGHRICNECMKACIYQKQEPVNIPQIETRVLTDVLDLPWGVEIYDLLTRWNPLRQHQWVMKPFNGLKVMIAGMGPAGFTLAHHLLLEGFAVVGFDGLKIEPLPEAYLTQPIYRFDDLKEALDERLMSGFGGVAEYGITVRWDKNFLKLIYVSLLRKPYFQVFGGVRFGGTITVDDAWDLGFDHLAVAVGAGLPKALPIPGSMAPGMRQANDFLMALQLGNAAKDDSLNNLQMRLPAVVIGGGLTGVDTATELQAYYIVQVEKTLERFETLVQTYGQDYVHATLDAASQAILSEYLNHGLAIRAERERAKGANELPNFIQLIRRWGGVSIAYRRSMQESPAYINNHEELKKALEEGIYYLEGVEPSAVELDEFGHAATLICQKRIRNEDLRWVATEEEIKLPARSILVATGTQPNIAYEFEHRGTFNRMNLQYQHYEEDEEGTLASAPGVQHCKDPFFGAFTSYQKKDKRVSLIGDTHPVFHGSVVKAIASGMRTYPKIVRTLQDRCRDKVDEAIYQQFSQTMKELFLAKLVTVTRKSQDTLELIIKAPLAARHFKAGEFYRLQNYETYATKVGATLLQLEPLALIAADCDKKKGLLTFVVKETNATTKICATLKPGEPVSLMGPTGVRAKVPAVRETILIVGDHFSLSFIRAYGAELRTHQNRVIYLATYQDQDDIYSQTDLEDVTDLIIWLTQKGNPFTANRPQDIVYHALTPLEGLIKYHQENNSIPLADVDRIHIVGNTDLLRMFQSSQQMLCNDYFIKNPKIYGSVYGNMQCMLKGVCAQCLQWQIDPETGQRTKAVFACSWQDQPLEIVDINHIDERQTQNRLLEKLTTLWVDYLFDHYQVARI
- a CDS encoding glutathione-dependent formaldehyde dehydrogenase, whose product is MKAIVFHDIGDIRLENVREPKIEDKDDAIVRITTSAICGTDLHFIRGTVGPMKKGTILGHEAVGVVEEIGKNVRNLKRGDRVIVPSTISCGYCLLCRQGFYSQCNNANPNGPEAGTAFFGGPKNSGPLQGCQAEFVRVPFASNNLVKIPDSVSDDKAILLSDIFPTAYFGADMAQVKPGDVVVIQGCGPVGQFAIASCKLLGASRIFAIDRIPSRLELARKQGAEILNFDEVNPIEIIKDATEGTMANVVIDAVGVDAVKPTKGPALKGVKDAKEFKDELTKIAPTTHPKGKNWIPGDAPSQALRTGVELAGKCATISIIGVYAEASQTYPIGKAMNKNLKLVMGNCHHRAYIPRLLQLVEAGIIDPTQILTQREPLMNALEAYKQFDAREPGWIKVALKA
- a CDS encoding DoxX family membrane protein gives rise to the protein MEGQKTIFQLLLIFLGIALTTTGFGHEPWLLTAEQIQLLHTQPNPTLFTQLTLFNSLIGLSALLGVMIWIIIHWYFPPQHQSQTHAQPWISFVLRLGAGVMLILLSLGLLPRSGVPYFAESTMLAPEFLLSHIPQSWAFLQWMELTLGIGLVLGLWTRFFAFIFLLFMVLCCSLYGHGVLQYCGFYLGITYYLLTQGGGKFALTQSAPSPLAVSPRRAFLILQILTGINFIYSAITIKLFQPNLDIAILTLNQAFTFGIPYEYFVFMMLITEIIFGLLIILGWRLRLISILLLVLFVFLSIDVSENLLAHSFIYGILAAFFITAGVPLIQKK